TGGCCTCTCCGTTCGTCAAGCAAATATCCGACCACATATCGGCATTGGAAGAGGCTATTCGTGTAGTATCTTTAAACCCGCCACCCGCCAGTTTAGCAGTTTCCGTCTCGCCATCTTCCAGTAAATTAACCAATGCGGCTGCCGCTACATGAGGAACATGGCTGATGATGGCCGCGCATTTGTCATGTGTTATCGCATCCATATATGCAATATCCGCTCCAAGTACGCTTAACAAATTTTCAATGACCACTAGCGATTCCGGTTGCCGAGTATATTCCGGCAGTAAGATATATTTTTTGCCACGAAAGAGATTTTTATCCGCTGCGCAAAAACCACTGCTTTCCCGCCCTGCCATTGGATGTCCGGCGACATAGTCTGCATGTTCCGGAAGCAAGCTTCTGATCTGAAAGGAAATTAATTGTTTCGTACTTCCCACATCGCTAATGATTGTTCCAGGCTTAAGATGCGGCGCCATCATTGAAACTAAAACCGGTATTTGCAAAACAGGCGTACAGAGAAAGATAATATCCGCCCAAGCTGCCGCTTCGGCGATCGACGCCGTTCCCCAGTTCAAAATCTGCCTATTGATTGCCGCATTTAAATCCTCTTCCCGTTGATCCACGCCGCACAATTCAATTGAACTCTGGTAAGCGTCACGTAGCGCGAGCGCCAGTGATCCTCCAATCAACCCCAATCCAACAACGGCTATCTTTTGGGCGTTCATGCCATCTTCATCCCCATTAAGTTTGCAATGCCGGAAATTTCCTTCATTACTAAAGAGAAATTTTCCGGAGTCAAGGATTGTTTTCCGTCTGACAATGCGATTGCCGGATTCGGATGTACTTCAATCATTAGACCATCAGCCCCACAAGCAACTGCCGCCCTCGACATTGGCCCGACTAATTTCCAACGTCCTGTGCCATGGCTTGGATCAACGATAATCGGCAAATGACTGATTTGTTTAACCGCTGCAACCGCGCTTAAGTCAAGTGTATTTCGCGTATATTCTTCATAAGTACGAATACCGCGTTCGCAAAAGACCACGTTGTAATTTCCTTCACTCATGATGTATTCCGCAGCATTCAACCATTCATTAATCGTCGCCGCCAAGCCGCGTTTCAGAAGTACCGGCTTATTGCTTTTGCCGGCTGCCGTCAACAGTTTGAAGTTTTGCATGTTGCGCGCACCGATTTGCAACATGTCAGCATATTCGGCAACTACGGGAACCGATTCCACATCTACAACTTCCGTCACCACCTTCAAACCGGTAAGTTCACGAGCCTTAGCCAACATTTCCAAGCCTTTCACCTCTAAACCTTGAAACGCATAAGGCGAAGTTCGTGGTTTGAATGCTCCGCCGCGTAAGAATTGTGCTCCGGCCGCCTTTACCACACGCGCCGACTCCAATAACTGCTCCATACTTTCCACAGCACACGGCCCCGCCATGACAGCCAAATTACCGCCGCCAATTTTCACTCCGTCAATATCGATGATACTGTCTTCCTGATGAAAGCTGCGGCTCACTAATTTATAACTTTCGGTCACAGCTACCGTTTTTTCAACACCTGGCATAGCCTCTATCGGCTGTTCGGCAATCAATCCTTTTTCGCCAATTACGCCAATGATCGTTCGGCTATCGCCGGTCGACAAATGAACCTTAAGTCCGACTGCCTCTAACCGATCCACCACCTGTTCCATTTCCTGCTTCGTCGCGTTGTCATTCATTACAATAATCATTTTCATAACCTCCATCATCTTTTTAATCAACTTAGATAAAAATAGAAAAAGCCCCCATCCCTACAGGGACGGAGACTTAACCCGCGGTACCACCCTGCTTGCCATAGCAAGCCACTCTTCAAGTACGGGGCGTACACTTACACGACCGATACTCTAGCCTTTTATAACGGAGGCATTCCGGCACGGCCTACTGGACTTATCGTTCGGCCTGCAGTTCCCAGGTGTATTTCAACTAGCCTCTTTACCGAGTCGCACCACCCCTCGGCTCTCTGAAAA
The sequence above is drawn from the Azotosporobacter soli genome and encodes:
- a CDS encoding prephenate dehydrogenase; protein product: MNAQKIAVVGLGLIGGSLALALRDAYQSSIELCGVDQREEDLNAAINRQILNWGTASIAEAAAWADIIFLCTPVLQIPVLVSMMAPHLKPGTIISDVGSTKQLISFQIRSLLPEHADYVAGHPMAGRESSGFCAADKNLFRGKKYILLPEYTRQPESLVVIENLLSVLGADIAYMDAITHDKCAAIISHVPHVAAAALVNLLEDGETETAKLAGGGFKDTTRIASSNADMWSDICLTNGEAIVDSLENLKQKLDDMIYAIQRQDRNEIHQFFSNAKQKRDQLVSESLLTN
- the aroF gene encoding 3-deoxy-7-phosphoheptulonate synthase; its protein translation is MIIVMNDNATKQEMEQVVDRLEAVGLKVHLSTGDSRTIIGVIGEKGLIAEQPIEAMPGVEKTVAVTESYKLVSRSFHQEDSIIDIDGVKIGGGNLAVMAGPCAVESMEQLLESARVVKAAGAQFLRGGAFKPRTSPYAFQGLEVKGLEMLAKARELTGLKVVTEVVDVESVPVVAEYADMLQIGARNMQNFKLLTAAGKSNKPVLLKRGLAATINEWLNAAEYIMSEGNYNVVFCERGIRTYEEYTRNTLDLSAVAAVKQISHLPIIVDPSHGTGRWKLVGPMSRAAVACGADGLMIEVHPNPAIALSDGKQSLTPENFSLVMKEISGIANLMGMKMA